In the genome of Acanthopagrus latus isolate v.2019 chromosome 4, fAcaLat1.1, whole genome shotgun sequence, the window TATATTACTCCTTCATCgttgatgatttttaaaaaaataatgataataagaattagtatttattttcactggCTGTAATATTACATTCAAAGGTTTTATTTCAACTGTAGATATTTGTACTGTGTTAACTTCAAATTAGGAAAATTgtctaattaaaataaaatcagcaactttgattttttaaatatataagcAATGAATATCAATActttcatgttaaaaaaattTCAAGGAAAATTcaaagttaaaatatttaacaagATATGTGGCTTTTTATGCAGGACCGAATAACTTACATCCTTGTTCCCGGAACTCTGCCCTTAAGCACCATACTCCTGCTAACATCATGCAGGTTGTGAAAAACGACAAGCTATGATTGCTGGCCAAGCGACTGCAACATCTCTCTGCCGAGTGAAAGCAAGAATTTGTGACTGTAAAGCCTAGTCTGGCACACTGACCATCTTAACgaacaaaaacaatgtgtagTCTGAACCTGTCTTTGTAGAGCCATCCTTGTGTGGTTGATTTGTCTACAATCAAGGAAGCACATTTGttgttctgtctctgttgtttcatGATGGGGTAGAGATCTTTGTAtcctttgtttctttccatTGGTAGTCATTGATAgtcattttgtctgtatttatatttatatgtggaTCTACACTACCATGACTGTCTTTCTTCATTCCATGACACTCTGTTATCCCCAGCTCTGCTAATATTTCTAAAATGCACTGCACAACACAGATGTGCACATTTCAGTGCTATGAAAactaatgtgttatttattgctTCATTCAGATGCACCACCCAATCCAGATGAAGCCAGctgacagtgagaaaaacaatggTAAGGATTTTCTGGCATTTCCACCAGTCCTCTCTGTCCTATGATAGTTGCACACATCTGTGTAATTCCGTgacattaaatgttaatttgaaTGACAAGCCTAATATAGCTTAttgctttaaacaaacaaaattataGCAGGGGTGCTCAACATGGACATGAAGTATATCATCCGTATTATGCCGCCTTGCATAATCAAGAAATCCAGGAATTTGAGAGGGTCATCTATGaccaaaatgacacaaaataagccacaaaaaagtcagtaaagtcatgttctctgtgttgttcctcCATTGTGCTGCGACTGCGCTATGACATGATGACGTATGTACATGAGGTAACCATGCTCAGGCCCGGCTGTGGCCCGAGCAATGTGAGTGCAGGCCagtgggagacagaggaggagggacaaTGGTGCTTCAGCACGGTACGGAACAACTGGGCCTAGTGTGAGTGGCACAGAGCTCAGCAGTTAGAAAATgaacgaaaaaacaaaaacaaaagtcaatcTCCTTGACATGAAGTTGCAAAAGACACATGATGTAATATAGTGTATGGACATGTTGAATGCTGTATTGCATCATTTACCTTGACACAGAgcaggtgtgtttgatgttgtgttgtgttgtgttgactaCAGCAGTGGAGGACAGGAAGCTGTTTATTGGAATGATATCCAAGAAATGTAATGAGAACGACATCCGACTGATGTTCTCACCATACGGGCAGATAGAGGAGTGTCGGATACTTCGAGGTCCTGATGGACTCAGCCGTGGTAGGTCATATTCTCTtctaacacacatgcacacagcagacTTGTTGATAGTCATGAAAAAGTCATGTCTTTAGATAAGTTAAGTAATGAATTGATGTGTATTGCATTGGGGGTGTAATTCGTTATTGTTTTAGATTAATAGCTCTCTGACAACttggctgttttgtttcactttcactgatCAAGGTGTCAAATATCGTACATATCAGcatgtcagctgttttcagtgaaaaagacTTGCTCCGCTCCAAACAGCAGCCGGacacagttagcaactagctgaaCGTAGTTAATCATTTGACAGTGAAAGAGTCACAAAAGTCCTCAGTAGTTATCTGAGCTTAAGCACAGTGTATCTCAGACTTAAAGTCACCaggtaaacagaaacacaactcctAATGAATGATAATTTGATTGCTCCATACCtgttggatgtgtaaataagcaagtGTCTTTATAGCAATGGAGGGTATTTTTCCCTCAGTACTTTCTTCTTGCATCCATAAGGAGATATTGTCAGCTGAAATACGCTCTTCAAGTTCACCAACGCTGAAATTTTGCCAAAGTAGAATTTTCCTTTGTATACTCTGCATAAATCATGATATGTTGCATTTCTCACTTTCAGGTTGTGCATTTGTGACATTCACAGCTAGACAAATGGCCCAGTCAGCCATCAAGTCCATGCACCAGTCCCAGACAATGGAGGTGAAGTTCTgcctcacacagaaaacagtatAAGATGTTGATGAAATTGTTCATGTTAGAATGAGTGGATTGCAGTGTATCCATCATTGAAATTACCCAAACAGTTTATTGTCAATTAAACCTGGAGAGTTCTGATAATAATTTCAGTtatttgattatgttttcacctgtatTTACTGAATATCAGAGTATTAAGATGTCAAAGTGCAGATGATttcctgtgtctctgttcaGGGTTGCTCATCACCCATTGTAGTGAAGTTTGCAGACACTCAAAAGGACAAGGAGCAGAAGCGAATGGcccaacagctgcagcagcagatgcagcagctcagtgctgctTCCATGTGGGGAAACCTCACTGGGCTCAACAGCCTGGGACCACAGTACTTAGCGGTGAGATTTTGTGTCTAGAGCCCCTGTGGGTTTTCTTTGCAAAAGTTAATGATTAGACTACTGACAAAGCCATTTAATCAGTTTTAAACTTTGAATGTAATATGCTTTTTCTCATGTCTTCTTGTGGCTTTAGCTCTACTTACAGCTGCTACAGCAGTCAGCTTCAACGGGGAATGCACTCAACAATCTGCACCCTGTttcaggtacacacacatacagacacatgtATGCATTAAGATTCTACCATGAGGTGTTTGCTTTGTAAGATTAAGATTTGACTATAAGAATATGTATTGTTGGCTGACTAATATTCTCAGTCATGGCCTCTGGGTTTAGAAGAAGTAAATGTCAAAGTGACAGTTTTCACTGTCTAGCATCACACCTGTACAGTCAGCAAAATCGAGGAGAGAACATGACCTAATACATTGTTTAAAAATACACTGCCCGGCCAAAAAAGAAGTCACATACACATTGGACCACCTTAAACTTTGATTATGGCATGCATTTGCCTTGGCATGGTTTTGAAAAGCTTATGCAATGACAAAACGTTTATTTACACCCAGAGTTGTATTAATATTTCGGCACGACCTTGTATTGATGGTGGAGGATTCGACTGCTGTGTAAATTATTCTCCAGCACaatcccaaagattctcaatggGCTTAAGGTGtggagtctgtggtggccaatcAGTGTGTGACAATGAATGCCTCATGGCCAATGAATCATGGAATTGTCATCTTTTCAAATGcccatcagggaagaaaaaatccaTTGACGGAAAACCTGTCACGCAGTCAGCTGACCTCAATTTTTAGAGACATAATGTGGCTGAACCTAAAcctgaccaactgaatcaaCCCCAGATCAAAACTCCCAGGCCTTttccattgctccagagtccaGTTTTTGTGCTCCAAAGCAAATTTTTTTCCAATTATCCTCATTGATAATATGAAACATACTAAACACTGCTGTAATTATCCAGGGGAAAGCTCTTAGCTATTTGCTAAGTTATGTGGTGACTATTTTTTTGGCAAGGCAGTGTACATTAGTGGTCAGATGAAGGGGTGAGTGGAGTCTtcaacttcactgtgtgtgtctctcaggtCTTAATGCAATGCAGAACTTAGCTgctttagcagcagcagcaactgcCACACAGGCCACGGCATCAGGCTCCAGTGCCATGACAACATCTAGTAGCCCACTAAGTGCACTAACAAGCTCAGGTAAATAAACATATCAACAGTACTGTTTCATAGTTCGAATCCACTTCAACATCTTACACATAATCTTGGAAATTCTTCTCTCACTATTAAACATctgtataaatatatgtaagtatatacatatttattttctatataaTCTAGAACTAAGCAATATACAAAGCCTCCAGAGGTAGAAAACAACTACttataaaacaatatttctccaaatgcatttttttttcaaattgccctttaaaaaaaatagacactACAGTTTAAGATATAGTCATAATGACAGTGTAAAAATGCTGATATACCTGAGCACTGTAACATAGCTCTATCTCATGTTTTCCAGTTGTGTCTATTATACCATTAACTTTAAATATTCCCTGAGCAggctcctcccccacctccagcagcacctcATCAGTGAACCCCATGGCCTCTTTAGGGGCCCTGCAGTCTCTGGCTGCTGGTTCTGGAGCTGGTCTCAACATGGGCTCCCTGGCAGGTACTGACCCTTAACTGGACTAGTACTTCTACTATGACTACTTTTTAGTCCAACCATATTCACTGATTACATAACTGTGAGACAGAATTCTGCTTTAGAAATTCTTTACCAACACGCTGTTTAGTTACTAAAACAGTGTGTTAATTAGCATGCCCGGAACCTCGGTATTAAACCAACAGTATGTGAGCTTTGTATGCTCTCTATGAGGAAATATTACAACATGCTTTCTTTGATTCCCCAAAACAATTTTGTACAAGAATCACTCTATCCACCAGCTTGACACTAACACATAATGCATTTACAAACATACTTAACATAAAATGACTTGTGTGCTTTACAAGCATATACagcatttgtgtgtgaacaggcGTGCACAAAATGAAACTTGTGTTTTCAACCAGTCAGAGAAGACAATAGTAAGTCTTCTTTTCAAAGATgcacatcattttaaaacaacacaatgataGGCTCTCAGTAACAAGCTTAAGTTACAACAGAGTTTAGTTACAGTGGATTGATGATGACTACAGCTTATAGACTTGTGTTAATAGTGTATAGTCAAAGCTGTAGTACCAAGTAAATTGTCATAATTATGTAACTACTTGCCAGGCAACAGAGCGAATGccaaaatatttgcttttttcacattcaaaatgttctATTTCTCATTCACGTTAATGTTATTTATGATATAGCCTCTTAGTTCTTCTCTCAGAGTGCACCAAATTAATGCTTTTAACTATAgaatgtgcaaaaaataaataaacactgctgACAAGTCTCTAGTTAGTGATTTAATTAGTTAGGcctgaaattactttttttgttaGTACAGATAAATCTAAGTACAGGAAAAAGTACAGTTGGGTACCGGCATCGAATTCCAGGTATGTGAATTTGAACGGTACCCAACCTTAGTGTTGATGTTAGCTGCCTGTAATTGCCATCAGACACACCAGCCTTTATACTGCTGCTATTGgttttttatagttttatagTTTATATTTAAGAAATCACAGAGAGCCTGCCACTTTGAAGACATAAGTAATGCCTCATTTAAGCTTCCTACAGGTGTTCATAATTGTGTCAGAGGAACACAACAATTGTGAGAGATTTAGGTCTGGACAAAACTCACACTTGAACACGCCACTGATCTAtagaatttaattttatttcacattgtaCGGCTTAGCGAGAGAGCACTATTCTTCACTCTAATTAAATCCCTTTTTTGTGTAATGTAATTTGTCATGTAGACCGACTATCCTGAAAAATGGTCTGTACATagtttattattgttgttcGAGGCTTTGACCTACCATgtctaaaaataataaacagagaCAATGATTATGACTTGCCCACTTATTGAACTACTTTGTTTTCTGATACATTTTATGTGAAACTCAACATTACTTTGAGTGAAAAGAGCTCACCTTTTCACCCATATCATTGTTGTGTTCTTGTAACTCTGTTGCAGGTATGGCGGCACTGAATGGCAGCCTTGGCTCTGGAGGCCTGTCTAATGGCTCAGGAAACACCATGGAGGCACTGAGCCAGGCCTACTCAGGCATCCAGCAGTATGCTGCCGCTGCTCTGCCCAGCCTGTACAACCAGAGCCTGCTGTCCCAGCAGAGTGtctcagcagcaggcagccaaAAGGAAGGTAGGTTCTCTGGTCTGGGAATGGAAAAAGGGTTGTAGACAGTATAGATGAAGTGAACACATAAATAATTGGGGACTATTTACTATTTAGCCACTGTATATGAGCATTCttcaaaatatttctttcttcagtCCAGTTCAGTCCAATTTGGACACcaattgacaaaacaaaatcttaGGAGCTGCTGGCCAATATGTGAGTTTAGACTATTTCTCTTAATGTGCCTCTTGTGTTCACTAGGCTGCCATAGATTCCCTTTGCagatcaaagaaaaaaagccatcaGTAATTAATGTTTTGAATAATGAAGGTGAATAATGAATAACAAGTTCCCCAGTATTTTGTGATgcttgtttaaaggtgcaatatataagtTTACTTTTTAATAACAAACATTCAAGACTTTTCACATCATGACGTCTATGTATCGgaatgtttagcatgctaaccagctagccttgaCCTGTCCAGGTTCAAAACTTCTGTGCTAGcaatgtaaacaccaacacatctccagtgctctgagctcccagccctGACTGCTAGCTGtatggctaactgagcttcCTAGATAGCCGCAGCTGCAGTTGACAGCAGTTAGTGATTGCTCTGGTGATATACTGTTATCATGAATTAAAATGGCCAAGgcttacatatcgcaccttcGAAGTTCTGTTGTAGACAGATTGGTAGAGATGTGTGTGCTATGTGTTGATCTCACCTTCTGCTAAGGattctgtcttgttttaaatCTGCTGCGTCAGCCAGCGACAGTCGCAGCACCGGTAAGATGTCACCACCTTCTCTCTGACGTGGCCTCTGATAATCCTGTCAACCAATCCACTTTAAAACAAGCTAAAGTCCATAACAGAAGGcttgttcttgtttgtgtgttaatattAGCCCTCCTTTTCAGATAATCtcatttcagtcattcagtttcttttttggatgtttttctttttacagttcaCTTCTTATAATACTATGGGGTCATGTGGTtgaaaaaatgtgactgtggaAATTCTCACGGGCAGACCTTGtgcactgaagaaaagaaacagttcagcAATCTGTGCACTTGGGTTAACCGATGCAAGCATGGGCATAAAAAAACTCTTCCCTTAGTTTATTAATCCTTTGACACACTTGGCTCATCAATATACTTTTAATACCTCATGTGCCCTTTGGAGGGAACTTGAGCATGACTGTATTCTAAATTAATACAGTTAAAATTAGGTTAAAATATTTAGTCATAGGTagttaaaatatgactttgctGAATGTTTGTATCATTGACTCCTTGATTTGGCAGGTCCAGAAGGTGCCAACTTGTTCATTTACCACTTGCCCCAGGAGTTTGGAGACCAGGACTTGCTCCAGATGTTTATGCCCTTTGGAAATGTGATCTCTGCTAAAGTCTTCATTGACAAACAGACTAACCTCAGCAAGTGTTTTGGTGAGTTCATTCAAACCACTGAATATAAGCCTTTTTATGatcaaaaaaatatctgaatcaGTTCCTCCATAACCTTGCAGTGCTGTGTCTCCACTGCAACTTAAAAAGTTTTAAGGCTGTTTTATCACGAGCACGCAGCACCCTGATAGTTTagtatttgatttgaaaaggaCTTAACCTGCTTTACCTTATGGCGTCCAGCAGGTGGACTGAAAGGTGgttcatttaaataaagtaaCACCAAGGAACCTGTCAGTATTTTGGTTGACAGTGGGTATTAGATGTTGCACAGAAGATACAGTTGATGTCAGAAGTTCAAATACACGagccatgtgtgtttttggcaAAATGTCAATCTGCTGCACAGTAATAATTGACTAAACCATAACCCCCTGAGACTGACCGATTTGCATAATTTAGgagttatttaataacttttcaACTGTAAATTGTAGCCCCTTACTTTTTTCTCACTGAAGCTGGCGTCTGTGTGGTTCACATGATTGTATCTTCTCTTTTCATGAGTccttatatttctgtttcaggCTTTGTGAGCTATGACAACCCAGTGTCATCACAGGCAGCCATCCAGTCAATGAATGGTTTCCAGATTGGTATGAAGAGGCTGAAAGTGCAGCTGAAGCGTTCAAAGAATGACAGCAAGCCCTACTGAAGGTGCTGAGGCACTGCAGACTTAGTTAGGCAGGGTGGTGTTATGGTAAGTGGAGTATGAATACGCAACTAAGACTGGTCCACTCAGAAACTTGTCTGTGCATTATGGGGTGATGTCTGCTGCGCTGCCACACCTGGTCATTAGAACATGCCCAGGCAAAGAGACATATGACGCTACATGCAAGATTTTTCAGGCTAGACTGGATTCTTCTTATGTTATGTTGTGGTTTATgcactttgttttcctttttaacaaAACAGGTGTATTTTCATTTAAGTTTGAATGTTTGCTGTGGTACATAATACACATATGAGTTGAGTGTTAGGGTGTGTTGCACATTCACAGTCAGGTGCCAAATCcttgtgtttttacttcctgttctCCTTCCCCTGCACCACCCAGACCCAGCATCAAACTCATGAAAGTAGGCAGCCGCCGGAAAAGACAGAACTACACGTCATTAGGAAGCAGAAATCAAACTtagttaatatatatattttcacataCCAAAATGTGTGGTTTTCCCTAAGTATGTATTGGATAATTGTATTATCTCTTGAATTGAAATAATGTATGTGATACCCACCCAAATTAGCCATGAGGCTTAATGTAAGGTAAGGTAGAGAAGGAGGAGCTCCACCAAAACATGCAGATACCATTTAGAAGATATTTGTCCTCATTCAGCGTTTGCCCAACACTTTCTGTTGATAGAGCAAGGAGCGTTCATACTCAGATGGTTATCTCTGTTACTTGGACTGCCACGTATTTATTACATCTAAAGATAACACATTGATGCTAGTTCATATCTGATTTGTTGTCTGGGTGTAGTGACAGTTGCATGGCTCACACTTCTTGAGTGGCCTCAGGTGGGGGGGCTACACATTTGTGAATGGTTGTCTTGTATCCAAACATTGGCTGGATTTGATTTCTGCATGCACATCATAGCCTTaactatatttttatttatttgatggTTGGAGCATTTCtaatgctgctgatgttgcatgtagTGAAGCAGTTGTGAAGTATAGATTTTTTTGGAGGACTAAACACAGCATGATTTGGTGGTGCTCCTCCTGTGCTTCTGCACTCTGGTGATAGGTTGGGCTGATGTGGCTGTGAAGACCAACTGTCAGCTGTTGCTAGTAATACTGTGAAATttggcaataaaaacaaacagcatagGCTTGCTCCACTCATCTTGATATCCAAGAGTCTGTCTACTGCAGATGTAATGCTTtgtatgaatacattttatggTTTTAGTTAGTTTCAACCGTGAATCCAGGTGTTTTGTAATAAATCAACATCATCCCTCAGCTACTGTCc includes:
- the celf1 gene encoding CUGBP Elav-like family member 1 isoform X5 encodes the protein MDSLDPETLYVSPEQTGQATLPLPNLEVSNLALGGGKKMNGSLDHPDQPDVDAIKMFVGQIPRSWSEEQLRELFEPYGAVYEINVLRDRSQNPPQSKGCCFITYYTRKSALEAQNALHNMKILPGMHHPIQMKPADSEKNNGNHAQARLWPEQCECRPVGDRGGGTMVLQHAVEDRKLFIGMISKKCNENDIRLMFSPYGQIEECRILRGPDGLSRGCAFVTFTARQMAQSAIKSMHQSQTMEGCSSPIVVKFADTQKDKEQKRMAQQLQQQMQQLSAASMWGNLTGLNSLGPQYLALYLQLLQQSASTGNALNNLHPVSGLNAMQNLAALAAAATATQATASGSSAMTTSSSPLSALTSSGSSPTSSSTSSVNPMASLGALQSLAAGSGAGLNMGSLAGMAALNGSLGSGGLSNGSGNTMEALSQAYSGIQQYAAAALPSLYNQSLLSQQSVSAAGSQKEGPEGANLFIYHLPQEFGDQDLLQMFMPFGNVISAKVFIDKQTNLSKCFGFVSYDNPVSSQAAIQSMNGFQIGMKRLKVQLKRSKNDSKPY
- the celf1 gene encoding CUGBP Elav-like family member 1 isoform X1: MHVMSPNAEVATFTPPTVISDSHEGTLLKSRSSSYARPWMDSLDPETLYVSPEQTGQATLPLPNLEVSNLALGGGKKMNGSLDHPDQPDVDAIKMFVGQIPRSWSEEQLRELFEPYGAVYEINVLRDRSQNPPQSKGCCFITYYTRKSALEAQNALHNMKILPGMHHPIQMKPADSEKNNGNHAQARLWPEQCECRPVGDRGGGTMVLQHAVEDRKLFIGMISKKCNENDIRLMFSPYGQIEECRILRGPDGLSRGCAFVTFTARQMAQSAIKSMHQSQTMEGCSSPIVVKFADTQKDKEQKRMAQQLQQQMQQLSAASMWGNLTGLNSLGPQYLALYLQLLQQSASTGNALNNLHPVSGLNAMQNLAALAAAATATQATASGSSAMTTSSSPLSALTSSGSSPTSSSTSSVNPMASLGALQSLAAGSGAGLNMGSLAGMAALNGSLGSGGLSNGSGNTMEALSQAYSGIQQYAAAALPSLYNQSLLSQQSVSAAGSQKEGPEGANLFIYHLPQEFGDQDLLQMFMPFGNVISAKVFIDKQTNLSKCFGFVSYDNPVSSQAAIQSMNGFQIGMKRLKVQLKRSKNDSKPY
- the celf1 gene encoding CUGBP Elav-like family member 1 isoform X6; its protein translation is MHVMSPNAEVATFTPPTVISDSHEGTLLKSRSSSYARPWMDSLDPETLYVSPEQTGQATLPLPNLEVSNLALGGGKKMNGSLDHPDQPDVDAIKMFVGQIPRSWSEEQLRELFEPYGAVYEINVLRDRSQNPPQSKGCCFITYYTRKSALEAQNALHNMKILPGMHHPIQMKPADSEKNNGNHAQARLWPEQCECRPVGDRGGGTMVLQHAVEDRKLFIGMISKKCNENDIRLMFSPYGQIEECRILRGPDGLSRGCAFVTFTARQMAQSAIKSMHQSQTMEGCSSPIVVKFADTQKDKEQKRMAQQLQQQMQQLSAASMWGNLTGLNSLGPQYLALYLQLLQQSASTGNALNNLHPVSGSSPTSSSTSSVNPMASLGALQSLAAGSGAGLNMGSLAGMAALNGSLGSGGLSNGSGNTMEALSQAYSGIQQYAAAALPSLYNQSLLSQQSVSAAGSQKEGPEGANLFIYHLPQEFGDQDLLQMFMPFGNVISAKVFIDKQTNLSKCFGFVSYDNPVSSQAAIQSMNGFQIGMKRLKVQLKRSKNDSKPY
- the celf1 gene encoding CUGBP Elav-like family member 1 isoform X7; the encoded protein is MHVMSPNAEVATFTPPTVISDSHEGTLLKSRSSSYARPWMDSLDPETLYVSPEQTGQATLPLPNLEVSNLALGGGKKMNGSLDHPDQPDVDAIKMFVGQIPRSWSEEQLRELFEPYGAVYEINVLRDRSQNPPQSKGCCFITYYTRKSALEAQNALHNMKILPGMHHPIQMKPADSEKNNAVEDRKLFIGMISKKCNENDIRLMFSPYGQIEECRILRGPDGLSRGCAFVTFTARQMAQSAIKSMHQSQTMEGCSSPIVVKFADTQKDKEQKRMAQQLQQQMQQLSAASMWGNLTGLNSLGPQYLALYLQLLQQSASTGNALNNLHPVSGSSPTSSSTSSVNPMASLGALQSLAAGSGAGLNMGSLAGMAALNGSLGSGGLSNGSGNTMEALSQAYSGIQQYAAAALPSLYNQSLLSQQSVSAAGSQKEGPEGANLFIYHLPQEFGDQDLLQMFMPFGNVISAKVFIDKQTNLSKCFGFVSYDNPVSSQAAIQSMNGFQIGMKRLKVQLKRSKNDSKPY
- the celf1 gene encoding CUGBP Elav-like family member 1 isoform X2 — its product is MHVMSPNAEVATFTPPTVISDSHEGTLLKSRSSSYARPWMDSLDPETLYVSPEQTGQATLPLPNLEVSNLALGGGKKMNGSLDHPDQPDVDAIKMFVGQIPRSWSEEQLRELFEPYGAVYEINVLRDRSQNPPQSKGCCFITYYTRKSALEAQNALHNMKILPGMHHPIQMKPADSEKNNGNHAQARLWPEQCECRPVGDRGGGTMVLQHVEDRKLFIGMISKKCNENDIRLMFSPYGQIEECRILRGPDGLSRGCAFVTFTARQMAQSAIKSMHQSQTMEGCSSPIVVKFADTQKDKEQKRMAQQLQQQMQQLSAASMWGNLTGLNSLGPQYLALYLQLLQQSASTGNALNNLHPVSGLNAMQNLAALAAAATATQATASGSSAMTTSSSPLSALTSSGSSPTSSSTSSVNPMASLGALQSLAAGSGAGLNMGSLAGMAALNGSLGSGGLSNGSGNTMEALSQAYSGIQQYAAAALPSLYNQSLLSQQSVSAAGSQKEGPEGANLFIYHLPQEFGDQDLLQMFMPFGNVISAKVFIDKQTNLSKCFGFVSYDNPVSSQAAIQSMNGFQIGMKRLKVQLKRSKNDSKPY
- the celf1 gene encoding CUGBP Elav-like family member 1 isoform X3; translation: MHVMSPNAEVATFTPPTVISDSHEGTLLKSRSSSYARPWMDSLDPETLYVSPEQTGQATLPLPNLEVSNLALGGGKKMNGSLDHPDQPDVDAIKMFVGQIPRSWSEEQLRELFEPYGAVYEINVLRDRSQNPPQSKGCCFITYYTRKSALEAQNALHNMKILPGMHHPIQMKPADSEKNNAVEDRKLFIGMISKKCNENDIRLMFSPYGQIEECRILRGPDGLSRGCAFVTFTARQMAQSAIKSMHQSQTMEGCSSPIVVKFADTQKDKEQKRMAQQLQQQMQQLSAASMWGNLTGLNSLGPQYLALYLQLLQQSASTGNALNNLHPVSGLNAMQNLAALAAAATATQATASGSSAMTTSSSPLSALTSSGSSPTSSSTSSVNPMASLGALQSLAAGSGAGLNMGSLAGMAALNGSLGSGGLSNGSGNTMEALSQAYSGIQQYAAAALPSLYNQSLLSQQSVSAAGSQKEGPEGANLFIYHLPQEFGDQDLLQMFMPFGNVISAKVFIDKQTNLSKCFGFVSYDNPVSSQAAIQSMNGFQIGMKRLKVQLKRSKNDSKPY
- the celf1 gene encoding CUGBP Elav-like family member 1 isoform X4, producing MHVMSPNAEVATFTPPTVISDSHEGTLLKSRSSSYARPWMDSLDPETLYVSPEQTGQATLPLPNLEVSNLALGGGKKMNGSLDHPDQPDVDAIKMFVGQIPRSWSEEQLRELFEPYGAVYEINVLRDRSQNPPQSKGCCFITYYTRKSALEAQNALHNMKILPGMHHPIQMKPADSEKNNVEDRKLFIGMISKKCNENDIRLMFSPYGQIEECRILRGPDGLSRGCAFVTFTARQMAQSAIKSMHQSQTMEGCSSPIVVKFADTQKDKEQKRMAQQLQQQMQQLSAASMWGNLTGLNSLGPQYLALYLQLLQQSASTGNALNNLHPVSGLNAMQNLAALAAAATATQATASGSSAMTTSSSPLSALTSSGSSPTSSSTSSVNPMASLGALQSLAAGSGAGLNMGSLAGMAALNGSLGSGGLSNGSGNTMEALSQAYSGIQQYAAAALPSLYNQSLLSQQSVSAAGSQKEGPEGANLFIYHLPQEFGDQDLLQMFMPFGNVISAKVFIDKQTNLSKCFGFVSYDNPVSSQAAIQSMNGFQIGMKRLKVQLKRSKNDSKPY
- the celf1 gene encoding CUGBP Elav-like family member 1 isoform X8 gives rise to the protein MHVMSPNAEVATFTPPTVISDSHEGTLLKSRSSSYARPWMDSLDPETLYVSPEQTGQATLPLPNLEVSNLALGGGKKMNGSLDHPDQPDVDAIKMFVGQIPRSWSEEQLRELFEPYGAVYEINVLRDRSQNPPQSKGCCFITYYTRKSALEAQNALHNMKILPGMHHPIQMKPADSEKNNGNHAQARLWPEQCECRPVGDRGGGTMVLQHAVEDRKLFIGMISKKCNENDIRLMFSPYGQIEECRILRGPDGLSRGCAFVTFTARQMAQSAIKSMHQSQTMEGCSSPIVVKFADTQKDKEQKRMAQQLQQQMQQLSAASMWGNLTGLNSLGPQYLALYLQLLQQSASTGNALNNLHPVSGLNAMQNLAALAAAATATQATASGSSAMTTSSSPLSALTSSGSSPTSSSTSSVNPMASLGALQSLAAGSGAGLNMGSLAGMAALNGSLGSGGLSNGSGNTMEALSQAYSGIQQYAAAALPSLYNQSLLSQQSVSAAGSQKEASDSRSTGKMSPPSL